One region of Corvus cornix cornix isolate S_Up_H32 chromosome 14, ASM73873v5, whole genome shotgun sequence genomic DNA includes:
- the GPR146 gene encoding probable G-protein coupled receptor 146 codes for MWSCEALINSTENSEDQHLCHDFDLVLSIFSLLYLIICFPIGLCYNGLLVLVNLYNKATMTMPDVYFVNIAVAGLIINTLAPMYLLGLANTKWAIWNSNNEVYITFLILFNVSSLVTMYSTTLLSLDYYIERALPRTYMSSVYNTKHVCGFIWGGAMLTSFSSLLFYVCNHVSTKIIECSKMQNQEAADAIMVFIGYVVPAIAVLYALTLILRIRKEATPLDQDTGRLDPSVHRLLIATVCTQFTLWTPYYIILLVSTFTNLRGRIPDVNSIQILHFATILSKFLAFSSSFVMPLLYRYINKNFPNKLRRLLKKIHCGNQGCSHERTVVQQVMT; via the coding sequence ATGTGGAGCTGTGAAGCCTTAATCAACAGTACTGAGAACAGTGAGGACCAGCATCTCTGCCATGACTTCGACCTTGTGCTTTCCATCTTTTCCCTACTCTACCTCATTATATGTTTCCCAATTGGCCTTTGTTACAATGGCCTGCTGGTCCTAGTTAACCTCTACAACAAAGCTACTATGACTATGCCAGATGTTTACTTCGTCAACATTGCCGTTGCCGGTCTCATCATCAACACTCTGGCACCAATGTACCTGCTAGGTCTTGCCAATACAAAATGGGCCATCTGGAATTCCAACAATGAAGTTTATATTACCTTTCTTATTTTATTCAACGTCTCATCATTAGTTACCATGTACTCTACCACACTGCTCAGTCTGGACTACTACATTGAGCGTGCTCTGCCCAGGACTTACATGTCCAGTGTGTACAACACCAAACACGTCTGTGGGTTCATCTGGGGCGGTGCCATGCTCACAAGCTTCTCATCTCTCCTGTTCTACGTCTGCAACCACGTGTCCACCAAAATAATTGAGTGTTCCAAGATGCAGAACCAGGAAGCAGCAGATGCCATCATGGTGTTCATCGGGTACGTTGTACCCGCCATCGCTGTTCTCTACGCGCTGACGCTGATCCTGCGGATACGCAAGGAGGCCACGCCACTGGATCAGGACACTGGGCGCTTGGATCCATCAGTGCACAGGCTGCTGATTGCCACAGTCTGTACCCAGTTCACCCTGTGGACACCCTATTACATTATTCTCTTGGTAAGCACATTTACTAACCTACGAGGAAGAATTCCAGATGTAAATTCCATTCAAATATTACACTTCGCCACGATTTTGTCAAAATTCCTGgctttctccagcagctttgtCATGCCTCTGCTCTACAGATACATTAACAAAAACTTCCCCAACAAATTACGACGGTTGCTTAAAAAGATACACTGTGGGAATCAAGGGTGTTCTCACGAGCGCACAGTGGTACAGCAGGTCATGACATAG